Genomic window (Lewinellaceae bacterium):
ACGCCTTCTTTTTGCACTTTTTCCACTTCGGCGTTCATCGCTTTCTCCACCGCCTGGGCGTCCACGCCCGCGTTGCCAATTGCAAAGGCCAGCGCCATGCTGGGGCCTTCCCGTTCGAATACGACATTGCCCGTTTGAACCGCCAGTTGCTGTTCATCCACCAATGCCTTCTTCAGGCGGGAGCTTTCGCCCTCCGACAGCAGCTTAGCCAGCATGCTCATGGCGTAGAAGTCTTTTTCTCCGATAGCAGGCGTGCGGTAGGCCTTGAACAGGCCCGGCAGCTGCACCTCGTCGAAGATGGTGTCGCGCACCTGTTTGCCCAGCGGCGGCTCTTTGACATTCGGGCGGTAGATGTCTCCTTCGCGCTTGGGGATGCCGCTAAAATACTTGCTCACCCATTCCCTGGCCTGTTTGGCTTCAAAATCGCCGGCGATGACCAGCACAGCGTTGTTGGGCACGTAGAACTGCTTGTAGAAGTTGACGTAATCTTCTTCAGAAGCCGCATTGAGGTGGTCCATCGAACCGATCGGCGTCCACATATACGGATACTTCTGATACAAGCGCTTAGAGATTTCCTTCAGGAAAGAGCCGTAAGGTTGGTTGTCATAACGCGAACGCATCTCTTCTTTGACGACCTCCCGCTGGGTTTCCACCCCTTCCTGTTCGACCTTGGCGTGCAGCATGCGCTCCGACTCCAGCCACAGCCCCAGCTCCAGCTGGTTGGTGGGCAGGATTTCAAAGTAGCAGGTGTTGTCCGTGCTGGTATAGGCATTGAGGGTGCCGCCGGCATCCTGAATGTATTTGGAGAATTCCCCCCGGCCGATATTCTCAGAGCCTTCAAAGAGCAGGTGCTCAAAGAAATGGGCAAAGCCGGTGCGGCTGGGGTCTTCATTTTTCGACCCTACATGAAACATCACCGCAATGGCTACAATGGGGGTGCTCTCATCCTGATGCAGGATCACGGTCAGCCCGTTGTCCAGGGCATACTTCTCAAAATCAATTTTGTTGCCCTGCGCCGTGGCCATAACGGCGCCCAAAAGCAGGCAGGCCGCAAGGGAAAATAAGAACGGTCTTTTCATTGGTCATTATTTTGGTACGGGAATAGTTTTATTCGCGCTGCGAAAATGAAAAAATATTTTGCGATAAAAAACCGGAATATACGGAATTGTGCAAGTTACTGGACAAAAAGGGGGTATTGGGGGATGAAGTGGTTGAATGGTTGATAGGGTTGCACATAAGGGGGCCATCCAACCATCCAGCCATTTCACCCTAAGCTTGTCGAAAGGCAACCATCCAACCATCCAGCCATTTCACCCTGAGCTTGTCGAAGGGCAACCATCCAGCCATCCAGCCATCCAACAATACCAACAACGCCACCCCGCTTGGAAGCAGAGTGGCGTTGGTTTTGCGGCCCCCATCCGGCATGGCCAGCCGACGGGCAGCAGATTATAGCAATGCAGCCCGGTTGAGGCCCATTTTAAATTTCGCATTTTCTCT
Coding sequences:
- a CDS encoding insulinase family protein; amino-acid sequence: MKRPFLFSLAACLLLGAVMATAQGNKIDFEKYALDNGLTVILHQDESTPIVAIAVMFHVGSKNEDPSRTGFAHFFEHLLFEGSENIGRGEFSKYIQDAGGTLNAYTSTDNTCYFEILPTNQLELGLWLESERMLHAKVEQEGVETQREVVKEEMRSRYDNQPYGSFLKEISKRLYQKYPYMWTPIGSMDHLNAASEEDYVNFYKQFYVPNNAVLVIAGDFEAKQAREWVSKYFSGIPKREGDIYRPNVKEPPLGKQVRDTIFDEVQLPGLFKAYRTPAIGEKDFYAMSMLAKLLSEGESSRLKKALVDEQQLAVQTGNVVFEREGPSMALAFAIGNAGVDAQAVEKAMNAEVEKVQKEGVTEEEFQKLRNQVESEFVNQNATVFGIANNLATYEVLHGDANLINEEIGRYMAVTREDIQNAAKKYLVEDNSVILYYLPKPTQP